The following are from one region of the Quercus robur chromosome 1, dhQueRobu3.1, whole genome shotgun sequence genome:
- the LOC126725812 gene encoding UDP-xylose transporter 1, translated as MGEMTSFQLGVVGALFLSVASSVSIVICNKALMSNLGFPFATTLTSWHLMVTFCTLHTAQRLNFFESKSIDTKTVMLFGILNGVSIGLLNLSLGFNSIGFYQMTKLAIIPFTVLLETLFLNKQFSRKIKFALFLLLVGVGIASVTDLQLNLVGTILSLLAIVTTCVGQILTNTIQKRLNVSSTQLLYQSAPFQAAILFVSGPLVDQFLTKQNVFAFKYSPLVLGFIVLSCLIAVSVNFSTFLVIGKTSPVTYQVLGHLKTCLILGFGYTLLHDPFTERNIIGILIAICGMGLYSFFCTQESKKKQSPDLSLVSQIKDKDTTQLLGHPDKESHEAKKSTKDSVV; from the exons ATGGGAGAAATGACGAGCTTCCAGTTGGGTGTTGTTGGCGCACTGTTCCTATCAGTGGCTTCATCTGTCTCCATTGTCATCTGCAACAAAGCTTTGATGAGCAATCTGGGCTTCCCTTTTG CTACTACACTCACTAGTTGGCATCTTATGGTGACATTCTGCACCCTTCACACGGCGCAAcgcttgaatttttttgagtCCAAGTCCATTGACACAAAGACTGTAATGCTCTTTGGCATCCTAAATGGGGTTTCAATTGGACTTCTCAACTTGAGCCTGGGTTTCAACTCCATTGGATTCTACCAG ATGACAAAACTTGCAATTATACCATTCACTGTATTATTGGAAACTCTTTTCTTGAACAAGCAATTCAG CCGGAAGATAAAGTTCGCTCTTTTCCTCTTACTAGTAGGAGTTGGCATTGCCTCTGTGACTGATCTTCAGCTCAATTTAGTTGGaacaattctctctcttttagcAATTGTAACTACCTGTGTTGGTCAAATT CTCACAAACACAATACAAAAGAGGCTCAATGTCTCTTCTACTCAGCTGCTCTACCAGTCAGCTCCATTTCAGGCTGCAATTCTTTTCGTCTCAGGCCCTCTGGTTGATCAGTTCCTCACCAAGCAAAATGTCTTTGCCTTCAAATATTCTCCTTTAGTTTTG GGATTCATCGTACTTTCATGCCTAATTGCCGTATCTGTGAACTTCAGCACGTTTCTAGTTATTGGCAAGACATCACCAGTTACATATCAAGTGCTAGGCCACCTCAAGACATGCCTCATTCTTGGCTTTGGCTATACACTACTCCATGACCCCTTCACAGAAAGAAACATTATTGGAATCCTAATAGCAATTTGCGGCATGGGACTATATTCATTCTTTTGCACCCAGGAGAGTAAAAAGAAACAATCCCCTGATCTATCGTTGGTGTCTCAG ATTAAAGATAAAGATACTACACAGCTTTTGGGTCATCCAGATAAGGAGAGTCATGAAGCTAAGAAATCAACTAAGGACTCTGTTGTTTAA
- the LOC126725808 gene encoding uncharacterized protein LOC126725808, whose product MGNLHRRKPNDRARQIVTTIIGIVIGFFIGISIPSASLNKINIPSNIITSLDVAITDIHGSTSTSPKTESLENVGSTTVPKIHVSTNPRGAESLPPGIVVAESDLYLRRLWGDPNEDLQKKPKYLVTFTVGIDQRNNINAAIKKFSEDFMIMLFHYDGHTSEWDQFEWSKRAIHISVRKQTKWWYAKRFLHPNVVSAFEYIFIWDEDLGVEHFNGDKYIELVKKHGLEISQPGLEPNNGLTWEMTKRRGDREVHMDTEEKPGWCNDPHLPPCAAFVEIMAPVFSREAWRCVWHLIQNDLVHGWGLDFALRRCVEPAHEKIGVVDSQWIVHQVIPSLGSQGQSEDGKAPWEGVRARCKNEWAEFQSRLTNADKAYLAQYGKE is encoded by the exons atggGCAACTTACACCGTAG GAAACCAAACGATAGAGCTAGGCAAATAGTCACGACGATTATTGGAATCGTCATTGGTTTTTTTATAGGCATATCGATTCCTTCTGCTTCATTGAACAAG ATTAATATACCTTCAAACATTATAACATCGCTTGATGTAGCCATCACTGACATTCATGGATCCACATCCACATCCCCTAAAACCGAATCGCTTGAAAATGTCGGATCCACCACGGTTCctaag ATACATGTTTCAACAAATCCTCGTGGTGCGGAGTCATTACCTCCAGGAATTGTTGTAGCAGAATCTGATCTCTATCTACGCAGATTATGGGGTGATCCAAATGAG GATCTGCAGAAAAAGCCAAAATACTTGGTAACTTTCACTGTTGGTATTGATCAGAGAAATAATATTAATGCAGCCATCAAAAAG TTTTCTGAGGATTTCATGATTATGCTTTTTCATTATGATGGTCACACAAGTGAATGGGATCAATTTGAGTGGTCCAAACGTGCAATCCACATAAGCGtaaggaaacaaacaaaatg GTGGTATGCAAAAAGGTTTTTGCATCCTAATGTTGTGTCAGCTTTTGAATATATCTTTATATGGGATGAAGATCTTGGAGTCGAACACTTCAATGGAGATAA GTACATTGAGTTGGTTAAGAAACATGGTTTGGAAATCTCTCAACCTGGTCTTGAGCCCAATAATGGACTAACGTGGGAAATGACAAAGAGGAGAGGTGACAGAGAAGTTCACAT GGATACAGAGGAGAAGCCAGGCTGGTGTAATGACCCACATTTGCCTCCTTGTGCTGc GTTTGTGGAAATTATGGCCCCAGTATTTTCTCGAGAAGCTTGGCGATGTGTGTGGCATTTGATTCAG AATGATTTGGTGCATGGATGGGGATTGGATTTTGCTCTCAGAAGATGTGTAGAG CCTGCACATGAAAAAATTGGTGTGGTTGATTCACAGTGGATTGTTCATCAAGTAATACCTTCTCTAGGGAGCCAG GGGCAGTCCGAGGATGGGAAAGCTCCGTGGGAAGGG GTGAGAGCTAGGTGTAAAAATGAGTGGGCTGAGTTCCAGTCTCGTCTCACCAATGCAGATAAGGCGTATCTTGCTCAGTATGGGAAGGAGTAA